From one Solanum lycopersicum chromosome 12, SLM_r2.1 genomic stretch:
- the LOC104645094 gene encoding glycine-rich protein 2-like, whose protein sequence is MRFSDQKEFNIVSPDDGCEELFILYSSIISKDFHSLTVSEVFKLDVESGNDCHTKATNVIGPDGALINTGSRNRRGSGSDSYGGGGLNTFLGGKYCGSEGC, encoded by the coding sequence ATGAGGTTTAGTGACCAAAAAGAATTCAATATTGTGTCTCCAGATGATGGTTGTGAAGAGCTTTTTATTCTTTACTCTAGTATAATATCTAAAGATTTTCATAGTTTAACTGTCAGTGAAGTGTTTAAGCTCGATGTGGAATCTGGGAATGATTGTCATACGAAGGCCACCAATGTTATCGGCCCAGATGGTGCTCTTATCAATACAGGATCTCGTAATCGTAGAGGTAGTGGAAGTGATTCCTACGGTGGCGGTGGTTTAAATACATTTTTAGGTGGGAAATATTGTGGTAGTGAAGGTTGTTAG